One Chloroflexota bacterium genomic window carries:
- a CDS encoding zinc ribbon domain-containing protein has product MPVYEYRCNNCRRRVSLLVRSLSQPPEAVCRNCGSKDLTRLFSTFARLRTDQDIYADILDDSQLVERMMANDPTALVEWSRRMEGTEVEKHSEYGEALEKMEKGERWDKAMADLQRREPASTEAPAAEE; this is encoded by the coding sequence GTGCCCGTCTATGAATACCGTTGCAATAACTGCCGCCGCAGAGTGTCATTGCTGGTAAGGAGCCTCTCCCAGCCACCGGAGGCTGTTTGCCGGAACTGCGGCAGCAAAGACCTGACTCGGCTTTTCTCCACGTTTGCGCGCCTGAGGACAGACCAGGATATTTATGCTGACATTCTCGATGATAGCCAGTTAGTTGAGCGCATGATGGCCAATGATCCTACCGCTCTGGTGGAGTGGTCGCGAAGGATGGAGGGGACGGAGGTGGAGAAGCATTCTGAATACGGGGAGGCGCTGGAGAAGATGGAGAAGGGTGAGAGGTGGGATAAGGCAATGGCTGATTTGCAGCGCCGAGAACCGGCCTCCACTGAGGCCCCGGCTGCTGAGGAATAG